One region of Parerythrobacter jejuensis genomic DNA includes:
- the mutL gene encoding DNA mismatch repair endonuclease MutL, with translation MPTIRRLPEALVNRIAAGEVVERPSAALKELVENAIDAGASNIAVSLIDGGLTRIEVSDDGCGMAPEAMELALERHATSKLPDTLIGEAQAIERVATLGFRGEALPSIASVSRFTLESRPHGAEQGWRRVVDHGALVEEGPAALPPGTRARIEQVFAKVPARRKFLRTPRSEYGACLDVVRRLAMARPDIGFTLDHAERRALALQPDDSLPDRVAQIVARELKSNGVLLDMQRGDMTLTGIAGLPTYNRGVADHQYLFVNGRPVKDRLLVGAVRGAYSDMLARDRHAVLALFLDLPSEDVDVNVHPAKTEVRFRDAQAVRGFIVSGLRQALATGDRRSAQTPDAGAMGKWQQEPLASKSEALGQQRRDEPSPALRSIFDGRDWSAASPNVRDNSQSWHRQETDVMALPQGRAEEAEPVSAEQDFPLGVARGQVANTYIVAEANDGLVLVDQHAAHERLVLERLKAAGAGEAVARSQALLMPDVVELDEPACDRLEQAIDKLDSLGLSIERFGPGAMLVRSLPHALAGGDPHKLLQDIADDLAKHGEALWLEEKLDLVLGTMACHGSVRAGRTLRVDEMNALLREMERTPRSGQCNHGRPTWVKLSMDDVEKLFGRH, from the coding sequence ATGCCGACAATTCGCCGCCTGCCAGAAGCTCTTGTGAACCGCATTGCGGCGGGCGAAGTGGTGGAACGACCTTCGGCGGCGCTGAAGGAATTGGTCGAGAACGCAATTGATGCCGGAGCATCCAATATTGCGGTTTCGCTGATTGATGGCGGGCTGACGCGGATCGAAGTATCTGACGATGGCTGCGGCATGGCACCCGAGGCGATGGAGCTGGCGCTGGAACGTCATGCGACATCGAAACTGCCCGACACCCTGATCGGTGAAGCCCAGGCAATCGAGCGGGTCGCAACACTGGGCTTCCGGGGAGAGGCGCTCCCTTCCATTGCCAGCGTATCCCGATTCACTCTCGAAAGCAGACCACACGGGGCCGAGCAGGGGTGGCGGCGCGTGGTAGATCACGGAGCTTTGGTAGAGGAAGGACCCGCAGCCTTGCCACCCGGCACACGCGCGCGGATCGAGCAAGTATTTGCCAAGGTGCCTGCTCGCCGAAAATTCCTCCGCACGCCGCGTAGCGAATATGGTGCCTGTCTGGATGTGGTTCGGCGCTTGGCGATGGCGCGCCCCGATATTGGCTTCACCCTTGATCATGCCGAGCGCAGGGCGCTGGCTTTGCAGCCGGACGACAGTTTGCCGGACCGGGTGGCGCAGATCGTTGCGCGCGAGCTCAAGTCCAATGGTGTCCTGCTGGATATGCAGCGCGGCGACATGACGCTAACCGGTATTGCCGGCCTGCCGACTTACAACCGCGGTGTAGCAGATCACCAATATCTGTTCGTCAACGGGCGCCCGGTGAAAGATCGCCTGCTGGTTGGCGCGGTGAGGGGGGCATATTCAGACATGCTGGCCCGGGATCGTCATGCCGTGCTGGCTCTGTTCCTCGACTTGCCGAGCGAGGATGTGGACGTGAACGTGCATCCTGCCAAAACCGAAGTACGCTTTCGCGATGCCCAGGCGGTCCGCGGCTTCATCGTGTCGGGTCTGCGCCAAGCGCTGGCGACCGGTGATCGCAGGAGCGCGCAAACGCCCGATGCTGGTGCCATGGGCAAGTGGCAGCAAGAGCCGCTCGCCTCAAAGAGTGAAGCCTTAGGGCAGCAAAGACGCGACGAGCCATCTCCGGCCTTGCGTTCGATATTTGATGGGCGCGACTGGTCTGCCGCTTCTCCCAATGTGCGCGACAACAGCCAGTCTTGGCATCGCCAGGAAACTGACGTCATGGCGTTACCTCAGGGCAGGGCCGAAGAGGCCGAGCCGGTCTCAGCTGAACAGGATTTTCCCCTAGGCGTTGCCAGGGGACAGGTCGCCAACACCTATATTGTGGCCGAGGCCAATGATGGCTTGGTCCTGGTTGACCAGCATGCCGCGCATGAACGTCTGGTGCTGGAGCGGCTCAAGGCTGCAGGGGCTGGTGAAGCCGTGGCGCGCAGCCAGGCTCTGCTGATGCCCGATGTGGTCGAGTTGGACGAACCAGCGTGCGACCGTCTCGAGCAAGCGATCGACAAGCTGGACTCGCTGGGCCTGTCGATCGAACGATTTGGCCCCGGCGCCATGCTGGTCCGCTCGCTCCCCCATGCGCTGGCTGGCGGAGACCCGCACAAATTACTGCAAGACATCGCCGACGATCTGGCCAAACACGGCGAGGCACTGTGGCTGGAGGAGAAGCTTGATCTCGTCCTGGGCACCATGGCCTGCCACGGATCGGTCAGGGCAGGGCGGACTTTGCGCGTTGACGAGATGAATGCGCTGCTGCGTGAAATGGAGCGCACGCCGCGCTCAGGCCAATGTAACCACGGCCGCCCGACCTGGGTAAAGCTGAGCATGGATGATGTGGAGAAGCTGTTCGGGCGGCATTGA
- the mreD gene encoding rod shape-determining protein MreD, which translates to MEQLNPRSRSDAYGSRINRDHSPLLLYIVPWGSILLACLLPFLPLTSAIPILPPLGLLFLLAWRLVRPGLMPVWAGFPLGLWNDLFSGQPFGCSILLFSVALLAIEAVEARFPWRSFRENWITAGLVIAVFLVVGMAFSGGEVTFIALIALGPQLLLSILAFPPIARLVAGLDRFRLVRIRVVG; encoded by the coding sequence ATGGAACAGCTTAATCCACGCTCGCGCAGTGATGCCTATGGCAGCCGGATTAATCGCGATCATTCGCCATTGTTGTTGTATATCGTACCGTGGGGCTCCATCCTCCTGGCCTGCCTTCTCCCTTTCCTGCCTCTAACCTCGGCCATCCCGATCCTCCCTCCTCTGGGTCTGCTATTCCTGCTGGCGTGGCGTCTTGTGCGACCTGGTCTGATGCCTGTTTGGGCTGGCTTCCCGCTAGGCCTTTGGAACGACCTGTTCAGCGGTCAGCCATTCGGGTGCTCTATCCTGCTGTTCTCCGTGGCCTTGTTGGCGATCGAGGCTGTCGAGGCGAGGTTTCCGTGGCGCAGTTTCCGTGAGAACTGGATCACGGCCGGATTGGTGATCGCAGTATTCTTGGTGGTGGGCATGGCTTTCTCGGGCGGTGAAGTGACCTTTATTGCGCTAATTGCGCTTGGCCCGCAGCTCCTGCTTTCCATCTTGGCCTTCCCTCCCATCGCTCGTCTGGTAGCCGGCCTTGATCGCTTCCGACTGGTGAGAATCCGGGTTGTCGGTTGA
- a CDS encoding topology modulation protein: protein MVIGPCGAGKSTVSRRLAKLLELPLHHLDRLHWEAGWIEGSQDELRAALAPILAADRWLIDGNYGSTMEARLARADAVIYLDYPTLLCLWRAARRVFEYRGRSRPDMTEGCPERFDYEFFRYIFNWNTGPRVRTEALLQGHETKVLRFGNPTELERWLGKLENET, encoded by the coding sequence ATGGTCATCGGTCCATGCGGTGCCGGAAAATCCACCGTGTCGCGGCGTCTGGCAAAATTGCTGGAATTGCCGCTCCACCATCTTGATCGCCTGCATTGGGAAGCCGGTTGGATCGAAGGCAGTCAGGACGAGCTGCGTGCGGCACTTGCACCTATTCTCGCCGCGGATCGCTGGTTGATCGATGGCAATTACGGCAGCACGATGGAAGCGCGGCTCGCGCGGGCTGATGCGGTGATTTATCTGGACTACCCCACGCTGCTATGCCTGTGGCGTGCCGCCCGGCGCGTATTCGAATATCGGGGGCGCTCGCGGCCCGATATGACCGAGGGTTGCCCTGAGCGTTTTGACTACGAGTTCTTCCGCTATATCTTCAATTGGAACACCGGGCCGCGCGTCAGAACAGAAGCCTTGTTGCAAGGCCATGAGACAAAAGTACTCCGCTTCGGAAACCCTACAGAGCTGGAGCGTTGGCTTGGCAAACTGGAGAACGAGACATGA
- a CDS encoding rod shape-determining protein: MSFLSKLLKFGTQNMAIDLGTANTLVYVQDQGIILDEPSVVAIETINGIKRVKAVGDDAKMMMGKTPDSIEAIRPLRDGVIADIEIAEEMIKHFIRKVHGKKSLLRYPEITICVPSGSTSVERRAIRDAASNAGASQVYLILEPMAAAIGADMPVTEPVGSMVVDIGGGTTEVAVLSLRGLAYTTSVRTGGDKMDEAIVSYVRRHHNLLIGESTAERIKKDYGVAVAPADGIGETITLKGRDLVNGVPKEITINQAHLAEALNEPIGAIVEGVRIALENTAPELAADIVDQGIVLTGGGALIAGLDDHLREETGLPVSIAEDPLSCVAVGTGRAMEDPIYRGVLMTA, translated from the coding sequence ATGAGTTTCCTTTCCAAACTTCTCAAATTCGGCACCCAGAACATGGCCATCGACCTGGGGACCGCCAACACACTGGTCTATGTGCAGGATCAGGGCATCATCCTTGATGAGCCTTCTGTGGTTGCCATCGAAACGATCAACGGGATCAAACGCGTCAAGGCCGTGGGTGATGATGCGAAGATGATGATGGGCAAAACGCCGGACAGCATCGAGGCGATCCGCCCGCTGCGTGACGGCGTGATTGCCGATATCGAAATCGCGGAAGAAATGATCAAACACTTCATCCGTAAGGTGCATGGCAAAAAGAGCCTGCTGCGCTATCCGGAAATCACGATTTGCGTACCGTCCGGCTCGACTTCGGTAGAGCGCCGCGCAATCCGCGACGCCGCCAGCAATGCGGGTGCCAGCCAGGTCTACCTGATCCTGGAACCGATGGCCGCAGCAATCGGCGCAGACATGCCGGTGACAGAGCCCGTCGGTTCCATGGTGGTCGATATTGGTGGCGGCACAACAGAAGTTGCCGTTCTATCCTTGCGTGGCCTCGCCTACACGACTTCGGTGCGGACCGGCGGTGACAAGATGGATGAGGCAATCGTCTCTTATGTCCGCCGCCATCACAATTTGCTGATCGGCGAGTCCACCGCAGAGCGGATCAAGAAAGACTATGGCGTCGCTGTTGCGCCTGCCGACGGTATTGGCGAAACCATCACGCTCAAGGGACGTGATCTGGTCAACGGTGTTCCCAAGGAAATCACCATCAACCAGGCGCATCTCGCCGAGGCATTGAACGAGCCGATCGGCGCCATCGTCGAAGGTGTGCGGATCGCTCTGGAAAATACTGCGCCTGAACTGGCGGCCGATATTGTCGACCAGGGCATCGTGCTCACCGGTGGTGGTGCTTTGATCGCTGGGCTCGATGATCATCTGCGCGAAGAAACCGGTCTGCCGGTCAGCATTGCTGAAGATCCGCTGTCCTGCGTTGCTGTCGGCACCGGCCGGGCAATGGAAGATCCGATTTACCGCGGCGTCTTGATGACGGCCTAA
- a CDS encoding SDR family oxidoreductase — protein sequence MTQLTRRTLLGSAAATGAMAATAALAQDDQVEAAADLSGKSILITGCSTGFGRLMAEDFARKGAKVFASMRNLPRTEATELTALAAADNLDLHVLEIDVLDDAQVVAGVAEAERIAGGALDVLVNNAGVSIGGPVEIHDMTATQLVFDTNVFGPHRMARAVLPKMRAAKSGQIFNVTSQLGRVIAPGFGQYSGTKFALEALSEQMAYELVPHGVDVTIIEPGGYPTMIWKNANTLALELLEREDDTHTSGYPAMVEPLGKRTGGGGSTDPMDVPKAIARIIAMPPGTRPLRKPVHPGTKPQIAINDVTAKTQVAWLGNSPYGPWVNDVHNV from the coding sequence ATGACCCAACTCACACGCCGCACTCTTCTTGGCAGCGCTGCCGCGACCGGCGCGATGGCGGCCACTGCCGCCCTCGCCCAGGATGACCAGGTGGAAGCTGCTGCGGACCTGTCAGGCAAGTCGATCCTGATAACGGGCTGTTCGACAGGCTTTGGGCGACTGATGGCAGAAGACTTTGCGCGCAAGGGGGCAAAGGTCTTTGCCTCGATGCGGAACCTGCCCCGCACCGAAGCCACTGAGCTGACCGCACTGGCCGCCGCCGACAACCTTGATCTGCATGTCCTGGAAATCGACGTGCTGGATGACGCGCAGGTTGTTGCTGGCGTGGCCGAGGCAGAGCGCATTGCCGGCGGCGCGCTGGACGTGTTGGTCAACAATGCAGGTGTATCAATCGGCGGGCCCGTCGAGATCCATGACATGACTGCCACGCAATTGGTGTTTGATACCAATGTCTTTGGCCCGCATCGGATGGCGCGGGCCGTGCTACCTAAGATGCGCGCGGCGAAGTCGGGCCAGATATTCAATGTCACGTCGCAACTGGGTCGGGTCATCGCCCCGGGTTTTGGCCAGTATTCCGGCACCAAGTTTGCGTTGGAAGCCCTCAGTGAGCAAATGGCATACGAGCTGGTGCCCCACGGCGTGGATGTGACGATAATCGAGCCGGGCGGCTATCCGACGATGATCTGGAAGAATGCCAATACGCTCGCGCTGGAATTGCTCGAGCGTGAGGATGACACCCACACATCCGGCTATCCGGCCATGGTCGAGCCCCTGGGCAAGCGCACCGGCGGAGGCGGGTCGACCGATCCGATGGATGTGCCCAAGGCCATTGCCCGGATCATCGCCATGCCGCCGGGCACCCGCCCGCTGCGTAAGCCGGTTCATCCCGGCACGAAGCCGCAGATCGCGATCAACGACGTGACTGCCAAGACCCAGGTCGCTTGGCTGGGGAACTCCCCTTACGGGCCATGGGTGAACGACGTTCACAACGTGTGA
- a CDS encoding 50S ribosomal protein L25/general stress protein Ctc encodes MSDALTLPAETRERAGKGASRALRREGRVPAVIYGGKEEPTPIHVEAKELVRQLMTGHFMNSIVEIEIDGKKVRTLPKDVALHPVTDRPTHADFLRLAKGGKIDVSVPVVFTNEEDSPGLKKGGVLNVVRHELELVCENDKIPSEIEIDVTGKEVGDSIHISELTLPEGSESAITDRDFTIATVVAPSALKKAEGADGEDEEEVAADEVEATAQSGDDDAGEEGGDE; translated from the coding sequence ATGAGCGACGCTCTGACCCTACCGGCCGAGACGCGCGAACGGGCAGGCAAGGGAGCCTCCCGTGCACTGCGTCGCGAAGGCCGGGTCCCCGCTGTGATTTATGGCGGCAAAGAAGAACCCACCCCGATCCATGTCGAGGCCAAGGAGCTGGTGCGCCAGCTGATGACCGGCCACTTCATGAACTCCATCGTCGAGATTGAAATCGACGGGAAAAAGGTGCGGACGCTTCCCAAAGACGTTGCTCTTCACCCGGTCACTGACCGCCCGACCCACGCCGATTTCCTGCGCCTGGCAAAGGGTGGCAAGATCGACGTGAGCGTACCGGTTGTCTTCACCAACGAAGAAGATTCTCCCGGCCTCAAGAAGGGCGGCGTTCTCAACGTGGTCCGGCACGAGCTGGAACTGGTCTGCGAAAACGACAAGATCCCGAGCGAGATCGAAATCGACGTCACCGGCAAGGAAGTTGGCGATTCGATCCACATCAGCGAGCTCACCCTGCCCGAAGGCAGCGAGAGCGCGATTACCGATCGTGACTTCACCATCGCAACAGTTGTGGCTCCGTCCGCCCTCAAGAAGGCCGAAGGCGCTGATGGCGAAGACGAGGAAGAAGTCGCAGCAGATGAAGTCGAAGCCACCGCTCAGAGCGGCGATGACGACGCAGGCGAAGAAGGCGGCGACGAGTAA
- the mrdA gene encoding penicillin-binding protein 2, with protein sequence MALDKSGLPVNATTLQNRFDRRSFAIGSVGAGVGMLLAGRMAYLAIAENEKYRTESESNRVNLTLIPPRRGWILDRNGAPLASNRADFRVDLIPERVADKEKTLARLGELLSLDDNRMRDLRKRVEDSRGFAPIEVANGLEYEQFAAVSLRLPEMPGVVPQRGFSRLYPTGPSVGHLIGYVGPASAEEYEQDRNPLLITPGYKIGKDGMEKQFEQSLRGEPGARRVEVTATGRIVRDLDTRPDTQGKPVQLTIDGPLQDYAARRIGLESGSVVVMDCDSGDILCMSSMPSFDPNSFSDGIGSVEYAMLREDERVPLRNKVLKGLYPPGSTIKPMHCMEFLQEGIDPNETIICGGGRRIGNRFFNCWSNHGRVDMAKAIYQSCDSYFYHFAQQIGFAKIAAFAERLGLGQEFPLPVTSQFYGTVPNPAWKEEKFGEPWRAFDTVNASIGQGYYLANPLQLAVMSARLATGKNLMPRIRLDTQLGAPASLGFSQDHIDYVRKAMSDVVNGPGTAGRARLPLEGIKMAGKTGTAQVVSLSVSDGRSGPWKYRDHGLFVFFAPFDKPRYAGAVVIEHGGGSGAAYPIARDVMTFMFDPVKGMDALRRYEQQWGGTAQERLAQKYARYAAEAGEFVEPVPRRDEEIFDRVDAEARMAAQQAEALAQDISGGRRETRSDEVLGGGPP encoded by the coding sequence ATGGCACTCGATAAATCAGGACTTCCGGTCAACGCGACCACGCTGCAAAACCGGTTCGACAGGCGTAGCTTTGCGATTGGTAGCGTTGGCGCTGGCGTTGGCATGCTGCTGGCCGGCAGGATGGCCTATCTGGCGATTGCCGAGAACGAGAAATACCGCACCGAAAGCGAGAGCAATCGTGTCAACCTGACCCTGATCCCGCCACGCCGGGGCTGGATATTGGACCGCAATGGCGCGCCACTGGCGTCCAACCGGGCGGACTTCCGGGTCGATCTCATTCCCGAGCGTGTAGCCGACAAGGAAAAGACGCTGGCCCGACTGGGCGAGTTGCTGTCCCTTGATGACAACCGGATGCGCGACCTTCGCAAGCGGGTGGAGGACTCCAGAGGCTTTGCGCCGATCGAAGTGGCCAATGGGCTTGAATACGAACAGTTTGCCGCCGTTTCCCTGCGCTTGCCGGAAATGCCCGGCGTGGTGCCGCAACGCGGCTTCTCTCGTCTCTATCCCACGGGACCTTCGGTCGGACATCTGATCGGCTATGTCGGCCCGGCTTCGGCCGAGGAGTATGAGCAGGATCGCAATCCACTGTTGATCACACCCGGATACAAAATTGGCAAAGACGGGATGGAGAAGCAGTTCGAGCAATCGCTGCGCGGCGAACCCGGAGCGCGCCGGGTCGAAGTGACCGCCACCGGCCGGATTGTTCGTGATCTCGATACGCGGCCCGATACTCAGGGCAAGCCAGTGCAATTGACCATCGATGGCCCGTTGCAAGACTATGCCGCCCGCCGCATCGGGCTCGAAAGTGGGTCGGTCGTGGTGATGGACTGCGATTCTGGTGACATCCTGTGCATGTCATCCATGCCCAGTTTCGATCCGAACAGCTTTTCCGACGGTATCGGCAGCGTTGAATATGCGATGCTGCGCGAGGACGAGCGCGTGCCATTGCGCAACAAGGTTCTGAAGGGGCTCTACCCGCCCGGCTCCACGATCAAGCCGATGCACTGCATGGAGTTCCTACAGGAAGGCATCGATCCAAACGAAACCATCATTTGCGGTGGTGGTCGCCGGATCGGCAACCGGTTCTTCAATTGCTGGAGCAATCACGGCCGGGTCGACATGGCCAAAGCAATATATCAGAGTTGCGACAGCTACTTCTATCACTTCGCCCAGCAGATCGGTTTTGCCAAGATTGCCGCTTTTGCTGAACGGCTTGGCCTTGGGCAGGAATTCCCTCTGCCCGTCACCAGTCAGTTCTATGGCACGGTGCCCAATCCGGCTTGGAAAGAAGAAAAGTTCGGGGAACCGTGGCGAGCCTTCGACACGGTCAATGCCAGTATCGGCCAGGGCTATTATCTCGCGAACCCGCTTCAGCTCGCCGTCATGTCGGCGCGCCTTGCGACGGGCAAGAACCTCATGCCCCGGATCAGGCTGGATACGCAGCTGGGTGCGCCCGCCAGTCTCGGCTTTTCTCAGGATCATATTGATTATGTCCGCAAGGCGATGAGCGATGTCGTCAACGGCCCTGGTACTGCTGGCCGTGCCCGCCTGCCGCTCGAAGGAATCAAGATGGCGGGCAAGACAGGGACTGCCCAGGTCGTCAGTCTCAGCGTGTCCGATGGTCGTTCAGGGCCTTGGAAATATCGCGATCATGGATTGTTCGTCTTCTTCGCTCCTTTCGACAAGCCACGTTATGCGGGTGCGGTAGTGATAGAGCATGGCGGAGGCTCGGGTGCGGCTTACCCCATTGCACGCGATGTCATGACCTTTATGTTCGATCCCGTTAAAGGGATGGATGCCTTGCGCCGCTACGAGCAGCAATGGGGCGGCACTGCGCAAGAGCGTTTGGCGCAGAAATATGCGCGTTATGCCGCAGAGGCCGGCGAATTTGTCGAACCCGTTCCGCGACGCGATGAAGAGATTTTTGATCGGGTTGATGCCGAAGCTAGAATGGCTGCCCAACAAGCCGAAGCGCTGGCGCAAGATATCAGCGGAGGTCGCAGGGAAACCCGATCGGACGAAGTGCTTGGCGGAGGCCCACCATGA
- the mreC gene encoding rod shape-determining protein MreC, producing MAPPSKRRSGHSRRAQYGQFTGYVIAAIGALIGAVLLGISLFSPNAFSSLRGAATDVASPAGEASAVARSESQGLIESIQGYLQAGSQNAALKEEVELARIRLEEAKALAQENARLKTLLEIRDDEVQPVAVARLVGSSAASSRRFAYLAAGRNDGVQAGMPVRSPRGVVGRVLEVAANTSRVLLLTDSESVLPVRRAQDEVVAFAEGRGDGRIDIRLINLGINPLEQGDVFVTSGAGGFYRPGIAVAIVSEVTDDGAIARIISDPAATDFVAVEPIFQPEAVESAATPIEESLGDGDNAGEGAP from the coding sequence ATGGCGCCGCCTTCCAAACGGCGCTCCGGGCATTCTCGCAGGGCGCAATATGGGCAATTCACGGGGTATGTGATCGCGGCAATTGGCGCGTTGATCGGTGCTGTCCTGCTGGGAATCTCGCTGTTCAGTCCGAATGCGTTTTCAAGCCTTCGCGGCGCAGCAACCGATGTCGCCAGCCCGGCGGGAGAAGCTAGCGCCGTCGCACGCAGCGAAAGCCAGGGCCTGATCGAGAGCATCCAAGGCTATCTGCAGGCAGGCAGCCAGAACGCTGCCCTGAAGGAAGAGGTCGAGCTGGCACGGATCAGGCTCGAAGAAGCAAAAGCGCTGGCGCAGGAGAATGCGCGGCTCAAGACATTGCTCGAAATTCGTGATGATGAGGTGCAGCCGGTCGCCGTGGCGCGGCTTGTGGGGTCGAGCGCGGCAAGTTCGCGCCGGTTTGCCTATCTTGCCGCAGGGCGCAATGACGGGGTCCAAGCCGGCATGCCGGTACGGTCCCCGCGCGGGGTTGTCGGCCGCGTTCTGGAAGTGGCGGCGAATACCTCCCGAGTTCTATTGCTGACAGACAGCGAAAGCGTCTTGCCGGTTCGCCGCGCCCAGGATGAGGTCGTGGCCTTTGCCGAAGGTCGTGGTGACGGCAGGATCGATATCCGGCTCATCAATCTGGGTATTAATCCGCTGGAACAAGGCGATGTTTTCGTGACCAGCGGGGCCGGAGGCTTCTATCGCCCTGGCATCGCCGTCGCCATCGTCAGCGAAGTTACAGATGATGGTGCAATTGCCCGGATTATCAGCGATCCGGCAGCGACAGATTTCGTCGCGGTGGAGCCGATTTTCCAACCAGAAGCCGTCGAAAGCGCCGCTACCCCGATTGAAGAAAGTCTTGGCGACGGGGATAACGCCGGTGAAGGCGCGCCCTGA
- the ychF gene encoding redox-regulated ATPase YchF, translated as MGFRCGIVGLPNVGKSTLFNALTETQAAQAANYPFCTIEPNVGQVSVPDERLDKIAAIASSAKIIPTQLAFVDIAGLVKGASQGEGLGNQFLGNIREVDAVVHVLRCFEDDDIQHVSNKVDPLADAEVVETELMLADLESLEKRVPNAEKKAKAGDKDAKVLASVLGQALELLRDGKPARLTEPKDVEEERVFEQAQLLTAKPVLYVCNVAEEEAAKGNALSEAVAAKAAAEGAQSVVVSAAIEAELVEMPEEDRAEYLAELGLEESGLARVIRAGYELLDLQTYFTAGPKESRAWTFPKGAKAPQAAGEIHTDFERGFIKAETISYDDFIACNGESGARDAGKLRQEGKDYLVKDGDVLNFKFNV; from the coding sequence ATGGGTTTCCGTTGCGGGATCGTTGGTCTGCCGAATGTCGGCAAGTCCACCCTATTCAATGCATTGACCGAGACGCAGGCCGCGCAGGCTGCGAACTATCCGTTCTGCACGATCGAGCCCAATGTCGGCCAGGTCTCGGTGCCGGACGAGCGGCTCGACAAAATCGCAGCCATCGCATCCTCCGCCAAGATCATCCCGACCCAGCTGGCTTTTGTTGATATCGCTGGCTTGGTCAAAGGTGCGAGCCAGGGCGAAGGCCTGGGCAACCAGTTCCTTGGCAATATCCGGGAGGTGGACGCAGTCGTCCATGTGCTGCGCTGCTTCGAGGATGACGACATCCAGCATGTCAGCAACAAGGTTGACCCATTGGCCGATGCCGAAGTGGTTGAGACCGAGCTGATGCTGGCTGACCTGGAAAGCCTGGAGAAGCGCGTGCCTAATGCGGAGAAGAAGGCCAAGGCAGGCGATAAGGACGCCAAGGTGTTGGCCAGTGTATTGGGTCAGGCACTGGAATTGCTGCGCGATGGCAAACCTGCCCGGCTGACCGAGCCGAAGGATGTCGAAGAAGAGCGCGTGTTCGAGCAAGCGCAATTGCTTACGGCCAAGCCTGTGCTGTATGTCTGCAATGTCGCAGAGGAAGAAGCGGCGAAGGGCAACGCCTTGTCAGAAGCGGTGGCGGCCAAGGCAGCTGCGGAGGGGGCGCAATCGGTCGTGGTTTCTGCGGCGATCGAGGCTGAACTGGTCGAGATGCCGGAAGAAGATCGCGCCGAGTATCTTGCGGAACTAGGCCTGGAAGAGAGCGGCCTCGCCCGGGTGATCCGCGCCGGATACGAATTGCTCGACTTGCAAACCTATTTCACCGCAGGCCCCAAGGAATCACGCGCCTGGACCTTCCCCAAAGGCGCGAAGGCTCCGCAAGCTGCGGGAGAGATCCACACCGATTTCGAACGCGGCTTCATCAAGGCTGAGACCATTTCCTACGATGACTTCATTGCTTGTAATGGCGAGAGTGGCGCGCGCGATGCAGGCAAGCTGCGCCAGGAAGGCAAGGACTACCTCGTCAAAGACGGGGATGTGTTGAACTTCAAGTTCAACGTGTGA
- the pth gene encoding aminoacyl-tRNA hydrolase has protein sequence MQIWAGLGNPGPRYVMHRHNVGFMACDVIAEMHGFGPVQKKFQGWVQEGRIGTEKVILLKPATFMNESGRSVGEAMRFYKLDLSALTVFHDELDLAPFKVKVKQGGGHAGHNGLRSIDSHLGPDFRRVRIGIGHPGHKDRVHGHVLGNYTKAEQDDLIQMLGAIGAEAQWLADGNDPRFMSEIALRQQD, from the coding sequence ATGCAGATTTGGGCTGGCCTCGGAAATCCTGGACCGCGTTATGTGATGCACCGGCACAATGTCGGCTTCATGGCGTGTGATGTGATTGCTGAGATGCATGGCTTCGGGCCGGTGCAAAAGAAGTTCCAGGGCTGGGTCCAGGAAGGGCGCATCGGAACCGAAAAGGTAATTCTGCTGAAGCCTGCGACCTTCATGAACGAAAGTGGACGGAGCGTGGGGGAAGCGATGCGCTTCTACAAACTCGATCTATCCGCGTTGACCGTGTTCCATGACGAGCTGGACCTCGCCCCGTTCAAGGTGAAGGTAAAGCAGGGCGGCGGCCATGCCGGCCACAATGGCCTGCGCTCGATTGACAGCCACCTTGGCCCCGATTTCCGCCGCGTCCGAATTGGTATCGGGCACCCGGGCCACAAGGACCGTGTCCATGGGCATGTGCTGGGCAATTACACCAAGGCCGAACAAGACGATCTGATCCAGATGCTGGGCGCCATTGGGGCAGAAGCGCAATGGCTAGCGGATGGCAATGATCCGCGTTTCATGAGTGAAATCGCATTGCGGCAGCAGGATTGA